The Pyrus communis chromosome 14, drPyrComm1.1, whole genome shotgun sequence sequence TTGGGTTTTGCGTGGATTGAAGTGTTTATCAACCCATGATCCCCAAGTCATCAAAGCTTTTCTGAAAGCCGCGGAAACATCAAGCTGCGGATGAATTTGGCCCGCTTCCTGGTAGTAATTAATCCTGTTACAAGCTTCAAACATCAGGTTTCCCATTCAAGATACTTATTAGATGTATCACTTGCATAGTGTAAACATGTCATTTTTCAGTTTTAACCCATCATCAGATTTCAAGACGAGTACAATCTCCCAACAACGAGCATGGTACCCTAGATCCTGAAAAGCTTGATAATAGTTCGGTAATGGAACTGACCCGGCTTTAGTTTTGTAATGGGTCCACCAATGAGCAGTGTTGAATACCAAAATATCAGCTCCTCTCCATCTAGATGATCCATGATCGATGGAATCAATTCGCAAGGTTTGCACCCTCTTCTGACCTACTCTTGCCTTGCCTTCATGAACCAAGAAATGGGACGCATAATATTCAACTGTGCACTTGTAATCCTATATAAAGAACACTACTTCAGAAACAAAACACATAATAATAACCTGCAAATTAAACACCAGAGAACAATTTGAAGAAATACCACAAATTTGAAACTGTAATTCCCCTTCTCTTTGGTTATTCTACGCCTATGCGTCTCATAGACCCTAGTTGGATCTCTTACAGCTGACATCAACATGCACATCATGGATTCCCATTGATTCCTATTGATTGAATCCCCCACGAAAACTAGTCTTTTCCCTCTCATCAGTTCCAGCATTTTCGTAGCATTGAACCTAGGGCACGTGCAAGCATACACTACTTCAACAATCATGAATGCAGTTTGTCTAACTACATTGTTGTGCCCAGGCCAAAATACCAAAGCTTAAACAATCAATTCATCGTATATTTctcggaagaaaaaaaaattgcttttctTTCAAGTAAATTAAAGGATTGGAGATAGAAACTACCTTGGAATGTCACAATCTTGCGGTTGCCACCTCCACTTCATGTAGTCTTTATCTTTTCTCCCATTGCCCTGACAATTAAAACCTTCATCTATCAAAGGACAGGACACATTTGTGTACAGAGGATAGCTCTCATCATATACCCACCTCCCCCTTGTAAAATCACACCCTCTCACTCTCTTCTCTTCTACCACCCCATCACTtgaaatttcaatctttttcagtGCAGCATTTTGCCCTCCAGTCCTATTTAATTCAGCATTTTGCCCTCCAGTCCTATTTAACTCAGCATTTTGCCCTCCAGTCCTCTTCAATTCAGCATTTTGCTCTTCAGTACTCTCAATCTTCAGAAACAGGATTGCCGGAGCACTTTTCCCCATCGATGTGAAGTTACCAATTAGCCCACCGCTTGCTCCCTCTTCGTGTTCTGCAACTTGGGAttcgttcttcttcttctgcaaatCACCTGTAAGTGAAGCCCCAGAAAACCCAGATGCATTTTCCGGTTTACTCAAATGGGTACCTTCCAAGATGGAATCTTTCAGAGCATTTACTGAGAAATTTCCACTGAAACCGGTCATAGTCTGAATAGCTACGGACGGGAAGTGGGTTTCTTGGGGGATTGAAGGGGTGGATTTAGTAACCCAGATGGTAAAGAAAGTGAGAAAGATTAGAGATGAAGAGATGGTGAAAGAAAACACCAGGAATCTGGTGGGTTTGAAAGAGAAACTTCTCTGCCTTTCCATAATTTCTGAATTTCTCAGTGGGACTGAGGAGTCAATGGGAGAGTGTTGGGAGATTTTTGGTAGATTTGGGATGTGGAAAAAGGAAGATAATTAGGAAATTAGTAAAGGACAATGCATGTGCAGACTCTGCAGAGAAGTTTGCAGATTTGAGAGCAAAGGAGCAGTTGCCAATCGGGGAAGTTGGGTGGTTAATTGTTAAAAAGATAGTTTATGAAATTGACAACATAACTACATTTCTACGTGTGAAATAACATGTATAGCCTCGTCTGATTTCTACATAACTACATTTCTACGTGTGAAATAACATGTATAGCCTCGTCTGATTTCTACATAACTACATTTCTACGTGTGAAATAACATATTATGTCTTTTTAACAAACAACATCATCTTTTAGTTAGGAGGAAGAATGATCGGTAGAAATGTCTAGAGCATATagatataattatttttcatcACTGCGTCATATTATATGCTTTGCAATCTActcaatttgtttaatttatagAACACATATGAAaatggaaagtgatcaagcttcAGAAAGTAGCAAACCATAACAATTCCAGCTCATGTTAACAAGATGTCAAAATCAGAGCATTACTCTCATTTTCTGGTTGGAAAGTGATTTTTATAAACCATTATTCTCTTGATTTCACCTTGTTGTAAATGTCATCGGAAAATCCGAAAATCGCCAATACATACACAATGCATACAGTCATCTCTCATAAGTCCATCTCGTATCTACGAGAAACTTTTCAATGTGTTGAGTACATAGCCCGTACATCAAATGTCATATTATAAGTAATTagatatttaaagaaaaaaattcaaccacttGTAAAGTGACACTTTATGTACCGAATCGTGTTCTGTATTTACAATAAATGCATatatgaattgaattgagaTTCCTGATGAGATTGTCCATTTCCTACCACGTGAGTCATGAGTCATGAGTCATGACAATGTTTTTTTGTTAGGATTAATAGCTGTATGGGTCGTAGCCCTTAATGGTTTTTGCACCAGAACATGTTGTCGTGCGTAGCAAAAGGAGGCGACGCTTTGTTTTCTActttgaaaaggaaaagaaaaagaactttaAATACAGGCCCACTACAAGCCCAAACCTCTCATTTATAAACCAGGCCCGTTTATGTTCAACCCACGAGAAGAACAAGAGAAAGTAGGAAGCCCAATCCAAATACTAGGATCGTTTATGGTCGgaataaaacaaaccaaaagagaGAAAGGGGGACAATGGAAGCTGGGAATCCCCCTCTCGGATGATTCGAAAGTTACAGAGGCTATTCATGGACGACGCATTACAGTCAAGTACACGCCTATCTGTTCAAAACGTAGAAATGTGGTTTACTGATATAGAAATCAAATTGAAACTCCGCAGACAACATCTAATCTACATATGAATACGATGGTGGTAGTGGAGTTGAGACGAGTCCAGCGTTCAGGCAGAAAATACTGCCTCAACGAGGGCATGCGTCTTCTTGGGGTATCCCATGCCAATCATGTGGCTGAGATACACCTTCCCGTCCTTCACGGTTGCTGCTGTGGCCAACCGATGCTTTGGTCCTGAGAATTTTCCCACAACGGAAGCTGTCTCCCACCCGTCAGAGCTCTCCACTAATCTACCAGAAGGGTTGCCGGCAACTACAACCTTGGTGGGAGATAGGAGCTCTAGACCATCCCCAAATGTTAACGGTCCTCCAGCTACCTCAATGAGCTTCACTTCCTCTCCCTTTGCTAGATCAATCTTCAACAGTTTGCCACTGAAAGTGTGAATGACTATCAAGTAGCCATCTGGGTGGTAAACGATTCCGTTTAGGCCAACCAAGTTTTTGTACCACTCCTTTGCTTTGAAGAGAGGGTTTCTAATTGTAGAGACGAGCTTCCCGTCAGCTCCAACCTTCCAAATTTTACTGGCTGTGCAATCTGTCACATATGCATTACCTTCTGCATCAACTGCAACATCATCTGCGAATGATTTCTCATCACCTACATCGACAGAAAAAACGGAGAATGGGATGTAAATCATATCTATAGACTGTAATAACGATTTTGACAATAAACATTAATCCACACCAATCAAAGGATGCAAGAATGTGGCAAGATGGATCAAAAAATGCTTGAATAATTTCAAGCTTCAAGGGGTCTATATAGTAGTTTACTTCgtccatatt is a genomic window containing:
- the LOC137716528 gene encoding protein trichome birefringence-like 6, which codes for MERQRSFSFKPTRFLVFSFTISSSLIFLTFFTIWVTKSTPSIPQETHFPSVAIQTMTGFSGNFSVNALKDSILEGTHLSKPENASGFSGASLTGDLQKKKNESQVAEHEEGASGGLIGNFTSMGKSAPAILFLKIESTEEQNAELKRTGGQNAELNRTGGQNAELNRTGGQNAALKKIEISSDGVVEEKRVRGCDFTRGRWVYDESYPLYTNVSCPLIDEGFNCQGNGRKDKDYMKWRWQPQDCDIPRFNATKMLELMRGKRLVFVGDSINRNQWESMMCMLMSAVRDPTRVYETHRRRITKEKGNYSFKFVDYKCTVEYYASHFLVHEGKARVGQKRVQTLRIDSIDHGSSRWRGADILVFNTAHWWTHYKTKAGINYYQEAGQIHPQLDVSAAFRKALMTWGSWVDKHFNPRKTQVFFRSSAPSHFRGGQWNSGGSCKEATQPLQTSSSSYSEKNTIAEEVIKQMRTPVKFLNITGLSEYRIDGHPSIYGRNSRKSGIQDCSHWCLPGIPDAWNELLFLHLLK
- the LOC137715184 gene encoding uncharacterized protein, whose amino-acid sequence is MAYCSSLCSPKFLLLFLLLSAVPIAYLISLEVAKPATHVYHYHSTSWFRECAKWDDLNCRFLVSFIDGGIGQVTVPSDDSDAVLVEVPVVKHVDLAGNASLGLVIDRPRNRLLVATADVKGNLYSALAAYDLSTWERVFLTQLSGPSDEKSFADDVAVDAEGNAYVTDCTASKIWKVGADGKLVSTIRNPLFKAKEWYKNLVGLNGIVYHPDGYLIVIHTFSGKLLKIDLAKGEEVKLIEVAGGPLTFGDGLELLSPTKVVVAGNPSGRLVESSDGWETASVVGKFSGPKHRLATAATVKDGKVYLSHMIGMGYPKKTHALVEAVFSA